A genomic window from Punica granatum isolate Tunisia-2019 chromosome 2, ASM765513v2, whole genome shotgun sequence includes:
- the LOC116193894 gene encoding probable ATP-dependent DNA helicase CHR12, with product MMRLHRAQYGIGDAFATEADDHFSKKRDAERLSRLEEEEKNLIETRKRKFFAEILNAFREFHLQNQATLKRQKQRNDGVQAWHARQRQRATRAEKLRFQALKADDQEAYMRMVKESKNERLTMLLEETNKLLVNLGAAVQRQKDAGYSDAIEHLKDSETELDASSSGTPGEYLPEEDADITDSDRNDDSSDLLEGQRQYNSAIHAIQEKVTEQPSTLQGGELRTYQLDGLQWMVSLFNNNLNGILADEMGLGKTIQTISLVAYLLENKGVTGPHLIIAPKAVLPNWMNEFTTWAPSIGAVLYDGRLDERKVLRERLSVNGFNVLITHYNLIMKDKTFLKKIQWHYMIIDEGHRLKSSTCSLVQTLNAGYDASVNNCTLYCRTKFHANLTDLIAISDSTDFIDAAITVNGDFF from the exons AGGCTTTCAAGGCtagaggaggaggaaaagaATCTCATAGAAACCAGGAAACGGAAATTCTTTGCAGAAATTCTGAATGCCTTCCGTGAATTTCATCTGCAAAATCAAGCTACTCTGAAACGCCAAAAGCAGAGAAATGATGGGGTCCAG GCATGGCATGCAAGGCAAAGGCAACGAGCCACACGGGCTGAGAAGTTGAGGTTCCAAGCCCTTAAAGCTGATGATCAGGAAGCATACATGCGAATGGTGAAAGAGAGCAAGAATGAGAGATTAACTATGCTTCTTGAAGAAACAAACAAGCTCCTCGTTAACTTAGGAGCTGCTGTTCAACGTCAAAAGGATGCTGGATATTCTGATGCCATTGAGCATCTGAAAGATTCAGAAACAGAATTAGATGCCTCAAGTAGTGGAACCCCTGGGGAATATTTGCCTGAAGAAGATGCAGATATTACTGATTCAGATCGCAATGATGACTCAAGTGATCTGTTGGAAGGTCAAAGGCAGTACAACTCCGCTATTCATGCAATTCAAGAGAAG GTAACAGAGCAACCCTCCACTCTTCAAGGTGGAGAGTTAAGAACTTACCAATTAGACGGTCTTCAATGGATGGTCTCTTTGTTCAATAACAACCTAAATGGAATTCTAGCTGATGAGATGGGGTTGGGGAAAACAATACAAACCATTTCACTGGTCGCTTATCTCTTGGAAAATAAGGGTGTGACTGGACCTCATCTGATAATAGCTCCAAAGGCCGTGCTGCCAAATTGGATGAATGAATTCACGACTTGGGCTCCTAG TATTGGAGCAGTACTTTATGATGGACGTCTAGATGAGAGGAAGGTATTGAGGGAGCGGCTATCTGTGAATGGATTCAATGTTCTGATCACTCATTACAATCTTATCATGAAAGACAAAACATTCTTGAAGAAAATTCAGTGGCATTATATGATTATCGATGAAGGGCATCGGCTAAAGAGCAGTACGTGCTCTCTTGTGCAGACTCTTAACGCCGGGTATGATGCTTCTGTGAATAACTGTACCCTG TACTGCAGAACTAAATTTCATGCTAATCTGACTGATCTGATTGCTATATCTGATAGTACTGACTTCATTGATGCAGCTATAACTGTCAACGGAGACTTCTTTTAA
- the LOC116197143 gene encoding receptor-like protein EIX1, with protein MSMLSSLQFLGLARCYLPKVDPAALQVNFTSLEFLDLSGNNLGIGSVIPNWLLNLSSITHLDLSSSFAGGAISFSIEGAVSFPTEIINNNKQLAFLGLEYNSMRGELPKNLSNLCHLFALKLAGNGLTGDISAALGNPFSCLQNTLRYLDLAENKISRLGDEIGYFKNLEYIDLSRNSVEGPIPVSLPQLSSLKYLYLGFNKLTGRIPESIGQLSILEYIDLSRNSIEGPIPVSLPLLSSLRHLYLGYNKLTGIIPTSIGQMSNLEFIELLGNSIEGPIPVSLPQLSSLKSLDLGNNKLTGRIPKSIGQMSNLEYIALSGNSIEGPIPESLPQLSSLKHLYLGYNKLTGRILESIGQMSNLVELDLSNNLLKGVVTELHLANLTSLTALDISSNELAVKINPKVVAPFQASTIRMSNCKVGPQFPTWLRAQRNIRVLDLSNASISGIIPDWFYNISFNIETLYLSSNELSGEISLCNMKSLKGFDLSNNKLFGTLPECWKRLGQLQAINLGNNLFSGQVATSLCSITELSFLGLQGNAFSGSIPKCLSTMTNLEILDLGRNKLAGRIPSWIGRMVQPRVLNLEFNSFYGEIPMSICKLGDLRVLNLAHNNLSGSIPLCFGYLTTLSDPNSSVDDPYWFGVEVQMKSITRVYTSALRYLFSIDLSNNRLNGDIPAGLTRLCNLENLNLSQNDLWGGIPPKIANLKKLESLDLSINQLSGPIPQSLSELDSLGYLNLSFNQLSGPIPSSAHLSTFTNESYLGNDALCGPPLSKNCSGDHGQSDDIHKHHGDDSAGKDESYARWLYSGMAPGFATGFLGVCCSLYFKHSWRRSFFLWSDKIITELLVMVEIKLQKVSRKCKMNPIR; from the exons ATGTCCATGCTTTCTTCTCTTCAATTCTTGGGATTAGCTCGCTGTTACCTTCCAAAGGTTGACCCAGCAGCCTTGCAAGTGAATTTCACCTCTCTCGAGTTCCTTGATCTGAGTGGTAATAATTTAGGCATAGGCTCCGTCATCCCTAATTGGTTGCTCAATTTAAGCTCCATCACACACCTCGATCTCTCCTCTAGTTTTGCTGGAGGAGCCATCTCCTTTAGTATTGAAGGAGCCGTCTCCTTTCCCACTGAGATCATCAATAATAACAAACAGCTCGCCTTCCTTGGTCTTGAATATAATTCCATGAGAGGTGAGCTGCCGAAGAATCTCAGCAATCTCTGCCACCTGTTTGCGTTGAAATTGGCAGGTAACGGCTTGACTGGAGATATTTCTGCTGCATTAGGCAATCCTTTCAGCTGCCTCCAGAATACGTTGAGATATTTAGATCTCGCGGAGAATAAAATCAGTCGTTTGGGGGATGAAATTGGGTACTTCAAGAATTTAGAGTATATTGACCTTTCGAGAAACTCAGTCGAGGGTCCAATTCCAGTGTCTCTGCCTCAGCTATCCTCTTTGAAGTACTTGTATCTCGGGTTCAACAAATTGACGGGTAGAATCCCAGAAAGCATCGGCCAGCTATCGATCCTAGAGTATATTGACCTTTCGAGAAACTCAATCGAGGGTCCAATTCCAGTGTCTCTGCCTCTGCTATCCTCTTTAAGGCACTTGTATCTCGGGTACAACAAATTGACCGGTATAATCCCAACAAGCATCGGCCAAATGTCGAACCTAGAATTTATTGAACTTTTGGGAAACTCAATTGAGGGTCCAATTCCAGTGTCTCTACCTCAGCTATCCTCTTTGAAGTCCTTGGATCTCGGGAACAACAAATTGACGGGTAGAATCCCAAAAAGCATCGGCCAAATGTCGAACCTAGAGTATATTGCCCTTTCGGGAAACTCAATTGAGGGTCCAATTCCAGAGTCTCTGCCTCAGCTATCCTCTTTGAAGCACTTGTATCTCGGGTACAACAAATTGACGGGTAGAATCCTAGAAAGCATCGGACAGATGTCGAATCTAGTTGAATTAGACTTGTCCAACAATCTCTTGAAAGGAGTGGTGACCGAACTTCACTTGGCTAATCTCACGAGCTTGACTGCGTTGGACATTTCGTCAAATGAGTTGGCGGTCAAGATTAACCCAAAAGTGGTTGCTCCATTTCAAGCTAGTACTATTCGCATGTCAAACTGCAAAGTTGGGCCTCAATTTCCCACATGGCTTCGAGCACAAAGGAACATTCGCGTCTTGGATTTGTCCAATGCAAGCATATCAGGTATCATCCCTGATTGGTTTTACAACATCTCTTTTAACATCGAGACCCTGTATCTGTCTAGCAATGAGTTGAGTGGAGAAATTTCTTTGTGCAATATGAAGTCCTTAAAAGGCTTTGACCTCTCAAATAACAAACTGTTCGGGACACTCCCAGAGTGTTGGAAACGTTTAGGTCAACTGCAAGCAATAAACTTGGGGAATAACCTGTTCAGTGGCCAGGTTGCAACATCCTTATGCTCTATAACAGAGCTGTCCTTTCTGGGGCTACAAGGCAATGCCTTCAGTGGGAGTATCCCCAAATGTTTAAGCACTATGACTAATCTTGAGATACTTGATCTGGGTCGAAATAAATTGGCTGGTCGAATCCCCTCTTGGATTGGTCGCATGGTTCAGCCAAGGGTGTTGAATCTTGAGTTTAATTCCTTCTATGGGGAGATTCCTATGAGCATATGCAAACTTGGAGACCTTCGAGTTTTAAACCTTGCGCACAACAACCTCTCTGGAAGCATCCCCCTTTGCTTTGGCTACTTAACCACCTTGTCCGACCCAAACTCTAGCGTGGACGACCCTTATTGGTTTGGAGTTGAGGTCCAAATGAAGAGCATAACCCGAGTATACACCAGTGCACTCCGGTATCTATTCTCCATTGACCTTTCAAATAACAGATTAAACGGAGATATTCCGGCTGGGTTGACACGGCTCTGCAACCTTGAAAATCTGAACCTGTCACAGAATGATCTATGGGGAGGAATCCCTCCAAAGATTGCCAATCTGAAGAAGCTGGAGTCCCTTGATTTGTCCATCAACCAACTCTCAGGCCCCATACCACAGAGCTTATCCGAATTAGACTCCCTGGGTTACCTGAACCTGTCGTTTAATCAATTGTCTGGTCCCATTCCCTCTAGTGCCCATCTGAGTACATTTACAAATGAATCATATCTCGGGAATGATGCGCTATGCGGGCCTCCACTTTCAAAGAATTGCTCAGGAGATCATGGTCAATCTGACGATATTCACAAACACCATGGTGATGATTCTGCTGGTAAAGACGAGTCCTATGCCCGTTGGTTATATTCAGGCATGGCACCAGGCTTTGCCACGGGATTCTTGGGAGTTTGTTGCTCATTATACTTCAAGCATTCTTGGAGGCGATCCTTCTTTCTTTGGTCGGACAAAATTATCACCGAATTGCTTGTGATGGTAGAGATTAAGCTGCAAAAAGTTTCCCGAAAATGCAAAATGAACCCAATCAG GTGA
- the LOC116197145 gene encoding probable ATP-dependent DNA helicase CHR12, which translates to MKAVENGEDISKLKVKGKRRDAPLSENNELGSSMNVVSESGNENGEEESKAASKKGSERVSNGAMSEPRSEVKGAILKFSVKGKRKDPVPSTSNEVGGVGHKNVSIGSEDTGKEDAYGPTPKRLKLEQIEKPDSNSTEVMGWNRQILTWKTHKKKRSSYNSQTTSSDSKGQSSGGRGNG; encoded by the coding sequence ATGAAAGCAGTAGAAAATGGGGAAGACATCTCAAAGCTTAAGGTGAAAGGAAAGAGAAGGGATGCCCCTCTCTCTGAGAATAATGAATTGGGAAGCAGCATGAATGTGGTATCAGAATCTGGGAATGAAAATGGAGAAGAGGAGTCTAAGGCTGCGAGCAAGAAAGGCAGCGAAAGAGTTAGCAATGGTGCAATGTCAGAACCAAGAAGTGAAGTTAAAGGAGCGATACTGAAGTTCTCAGTTAAGGGGAAGAGGAAAGATCCGGTCCCTTCTACGAGCAATGAGGTGGGTGGAGTTGGTCATAAGAATGTCTCGATTGGTAGTGAAGACACGGGTAAAGAAGATGCCTATGGTCCAACCCCTAAGAGATTGAAGTTGGAACAAATCGAGAAACCAGACTCCAACAGTACGGAGGTGATGGGCTGGAACAGGCAGATCTTGACGTGGAAGACCCACAAGAAGAAGAGATCAAGCTATAATTCTCAAACGACTTCATCAGATTCTAAGGGGCAGAGttccggtggaagagggaacGGATAG